In Cherax quadricarinatus isolate ZL_2023a chromosome 28, ASM3850222v1, whole genome shotgun sequence, a single window of DNA contains:
- the LOC138853353 gene encoding uncharacterized protein, whose amino-acid sequence MKVSAAVILIALTGVVSALPLCERSNCNVSTCCSWCCTICTNTTTTTPPPSTSKPPMMPYDFKWDVNNPDSGNVFSHVEKNDGHTMMGEYRVLLPDGRTQVVNFTDSGKGLKALVTNKHQP is encoded by the exons ATGAAG GTGAGCGCAGCAGTGATCCTGATAGCACTGACTGGGGTAGTGAGCGCCCTGCCGTTGTGTGAGCGCAGCAACTGCAATGTGAGTACTTGCTGTTCCTGGTGTTGCACAATATGTACAAACACGACGACGACGACGCCTCCACCATCGACATCAAAACCGCCGATGATGCCCTATGACTTCAAGTGGGACGTCAACAACCCCGACAGCGGTAACGTCTTCAGCCACGTGGAGAAGAATGACGGTCACACCATGATGGGAGAATACCGCGTCCTTCTGCCCGACGGACGCACACAG GTCGTGAACTTCACCGACTCTGGTAAAGGGTTGAAAGCATTGGTCACCAATAAGCATCAGCCTTGA